A window of Ranitomeya variabilis isolate aRanVar5 chromosome 2, aRanVar5.hap1, whole genome shotgun sequence contains these coding sequences:
- the CELF1 gene encoding CUGBP Elav-like family member 1 isoform X10, whose product MASYKLDFLPEMMVDHCSLNSSPVSKKMNGTMDHPDHPDPDSIKMFVGQVPRSWSEKELRELFEQYGAVYEINILRDRSQNPPQSKGCCFITYYTRKAALEAQNALHNMKILPGMHHPIQMKPADSEKNNAVEDRKLFIGMVSKKCNENDIRVMFSQFGQIEECRILRGPDGLSRGCAFITFTTRSMAQNSIRAMHQAQTMEGCSSPIVVKFADTQKDKEQKRMAQQLQQQMQQINAASVWGNLAGLNSLAPQYLALYLQLLQQTASSSNLNSLSGLHPMGGLSTMQIQNLAALAAAASVTQTPSAGSALAASSSPLSVLTSSGSSPSSNNSSSVNPMASLGALQTLAGASGLNVGSLAGMAALNGGLGSSGLSNGTGSTMEALSQAYSGIQQYAAAALPSLYNQSLLSQPGLGAAGSQKEGMLSGPEGANLFIYHLPQEFGDQDILQMFMPFGNIVSAKVFIDKQTNLSKCFGFVSYDNPVSAQAAIQSMNGFQIGMKRLKVQLKRSKNDSKPY is encoded by the exons ATGGCTTCCTATAAACTTGATTTCCTGCCCGAGATGATGGTGGATCATTGCTCTCTGAATTCCAGCCCTGT ATCCAAGAAGATGAACGGCACCATGGACCATCCAGACCATCCGGATCCAGATTCCATTAAGATGTTTGTGGGACAGGTTCCCCGCAGCTGGTCGGAGAAGGAGTTGAGGGAGCTGTTCGAGCAGTACGGTGCCGTGTATGAAATCAACATCCTGCGGGACCGGAGCCAGAACCCTCCGCAGAGTAAAG GATGTTGTTTTATCACTTACTATACACGTAAGGCTGCATTAGAAGCACAGAACGCTTTGCACAATATGAAGATTCTTCCCGGG ATGCATCATCCGATACAGATGAAACCAGCCGACAGTGAGAAGAATAATG CTGTTGAAGACAGAAAGTTGTTTATCGGCATGGTGTCCAAGAAGTGTAACGAAAACGACATCCGGGTCATGTTCTCTCAGTTTGGGCAGATCGAGGAGTGCAGAATCCTGCGGGGACCGGATGGGTTAAGCAGAG GTTGTGCGTTCATCACATTTACAACCAGATCTATGGCACAGAATTCAATCAGAGCCATGCACCAAGCACAAACCATGGAG GGTTGCTCATCTCCAATTGTTGTGAAGTTTGCAGACACCCAGAAAGACAAAGAACAGAAACGAATGGCACAACAGCTCCAACAACAGATGCAGCAAATTAACGCGGCCTCTGTGTGGGGGAACCTGGCCGGACTGAACAGTCTGGCCCCACAATACTTAGCA ctTTATTTGCAGCTCCTCCagcagacagcctcctccagcaaCCTCAACTCCCTAAGTGGCCTCCATCCCATGGGAG GACTCAGTACCATGCAGATACAGAACTTGGCAGCTTTAGCAGCAGCTGCCAGCGTTACACAGACCCCAAGTGCAGGCTCGGCACTCGCTGCATCCAGCAGTCCCCTCAGCGTCTTGACCAGTTCTG GTTCGTCCCCCAGTTCCAATAACAGTTCATCAGTGAACCCCATGGCGTCTCTCGGAGCTCTGCAGACCTTGGCCGGTGCCTCAGGTCTCAACGTTGGTTCTCTAGCAG GTATGGCGGCTTTAAATGGCGGTCTAGGCAGCAGTGGTCTCTCAAATGGCACTggcagcacaatggaggcactgagCCAGGCTTACTCTGGCATCCAGCAATACGCAGCCGCGGCATTGCCCTCCCTCTACAACCAGAGCCTGTTATCACAGCCGGGCCTGGGCGCTGCAGGCAGTCAGAAGGAAGGTATGTTATCAG GCCCAGAGGGCGCAAACCTCTTCATATACCACTTGCCCCAGGAGTTCGGGGACCAGGACATCCTGCAGATGTTCATGCCATTCGGAAATATTGTGTCTGCCAAAGTTTTCATTGATAAACAGACGAACCTCAGCAAATGTTTTG GTTTCGTAAGCTACGACAATCCAGTTTCGGCTCAGGCTGCGATCCAGTCCATGAACGGCTTTCAGATTGGAATGAAACGTCTGAAAGTTCAACTTAAGCGCTCCAAGAACGACAGCAAACCCTACTGA
- the CELF1 gene encoding CUGBP Elav-like family member 1 isoform X9: protein MASYKLDFLPEMMVDHCSLNSSPVSKKMNGTMDHPDHPDPDSIKMFVGQVPRSWSEKELRELFEQYGAVYEINILRDRSQNPPQSKGCCFITYYTRKAALEAQNALHNMKILPGMHHPIQMKPADSEKNNAVEDRKLFIGMVSKKCNENDIRVMFSQFGQIEECRILRGPDGLSRGCAFITFTTRSMAQNSIRAMHQAQTMEGCSSPIVVKFADTQKDKEQKRMAQQLQQQMQQINAASVWGNLAGLNSLAPQYLALLQQTASSSNLNSLSGLHPMGGEYSMGRTSGLSTMQIQNLAALAAAASVTQTPSAGSALAASSSPLSVLTSSGSSPSSNNSSSVNPMASLGALQTLAGASGLNVGSLAGMAALNGGLGSSGLSNGTGSTMEALSQAYSGIQQYAAAALPSLYNQSLLSQPGLGAAGSQKEGPEGANLFIYHLPQEFGDQDILQMFMPFGNIVSAKVFIDKQTNLSKCFGFVSYDNPVSAQAAIQSMNGFQIGMKRLKVQLKRSKNDSKPY from the exons ATGGCTTCCTATAAACTTGATTTCCTGCCCGAGATGATGGTGGATCATTGCTCTCTGAATTCCAGCCCTGT ATCCAAGAAGATGAACGGCACCATGGACCATCCAGACCATCCGGATCCAGATTCCATTAAGATGTTTGTGGGACAGGTTCCCCGCAGCTGGTCGGAGAAGGAGTTGAGGGAGCTGTTCGAGCAGTACGGTGCCGTGTATGAAATCAACATCCTGCGGGACCGGAGCCAGAACCCTCCGCAGAGTAAAG GATGTTGTTTTATCACTTACTATACACGTAAGGCTGCATTAGAAGCACAGAACGCTTTGCACAATATGAAGATTCTTCCCGGG ATGCATCATCCGATACAGATGAAACCAGCCGACAGTGAGAAGAATAATG CTGTTGAAGACAGAAAGTTGTTTATCGGCATGGTGTCCAAGAAGTGTAACGAAAACGACATCCGGGTCATGTTCTCTCAGTTTGGGCAGATCGAGGAGTGCAGAATCCTGCGGGGACCGGATGGGTTAAGCAGAG GTTGTGCGTTCATCACATTTACAACCAGATCTATGGCACAGAATTCAATCAGAGCCATGCACCAAGCACAAACCATGGAG GGTTGCTCATCTCCAATTGTTGTGAAGTTTGCAGACACCCAGAAAGACAAAGAACAGAAACGAATGGCACAACAGCTCCAACAACAGATGCAGCAAATTAACGCGGCCTCTGTGTGGGGGAACCTGGCCGGACTGAACAGTCTGGCCCCACAATACTTAGCA CTCCTCCagcagacagcctcctccagcaaCCTCAACTCCCTAAGTGGCCTCCATCCCATGGGAGGTGAGTACTCCATGGGGAGGACATCAG GACTCAGTACCATGCAGATACAGAACTTGGCAGCTTTAGCAGCAGCTGCCAGCGTTACACAGACCCCAAGTGCAGGCTCGGCACTCGCTGCATCCAGCAGTCCCCTCAGCGTCTTGACCAGTTCTG GTTCGTCCCCCAGTTCCAATAACAGTTCATCAGTGAACCCCATGGCGTCTCTCGGAGCTCTGCAGACCTTGGCCGGTGCCTCAGGTCTCAACGTTGGTTCTCTAGCAG GTATGGCGGCTTTAAATGGCGGTCTAGGCAGCAGTGGTCTCTCAAATGGCACTggcagcacaatggaggcactgagCCAGGCTTACTCTGGCATCCAGCAATACGCAGCCGCGGCATTGCCCTCCCTCTACAACCAGAGCCTGTTATCACAGCCGGGCCTGGGCGCTGCAGGCAGTCAGAAGGAAG GCCCAGAGGGCGCAAACCTCTTCATATACCACTTGCCCCAGGAGTTCGGGGACCAGGACATCCTGCAGATGTTCATGCCATTCGGAAATATTGTGTCTGCCAAAGTTTTCATTGATAAACAGACGAACCTCAGCAAATGTTTTG GTTTCGTAAGCTACGACAATCCAGTTTCGGCTCAGGCTGCGATCCAGTCCATGAACGGCTTTCAGATTGGAATGAAACGTCTGAAAGTTCAACTTAAGCGCTCCAAGAACGACAGCAAACCCTACTGA
- the CELF1 gene encoding CUGBP Elav-like family member 1 isoform X2 has product MASYKLDFLPEMMVDHCSLNSSPVSKKMNGTMDHPDHPDPDSIKMFVGQVPRSWSEKELRELFEQYGAVYEINILRDRSQNPPQSKGCCFITYYTRKAALEAQNALHNMKILPGMHHPIQMKPADSEKNNAVEDRKLFIGMVSKKCNENDIRVMFSQFGQIEECRILRGPDGLSRGCAFITFTTRSMAQNSIRAMHQAQTMEGCSSPIVVKFADTQKDKEQKRMAQQLQQQMQQINAASVWGNLAGLNSLAPQYLALLQQTASSSNLNSLSGLHPMGGEYSMGRTSGLSTMQIQNLAALAAAASVTQTPSAGSALAASSSPLSVLTSSGSSPSSNNSSSVNPMASLGALQTLAGASGLNVGSLADTRQIPELNLDTFFPIGMAALNGGLGSSGLSNGTGSTMEALSQAYSGIQQYAAAALPSLYNQSLLSQPGLGAAGSQKEGMLSGPEGANLFIYHLPQEFGDQDILQMFMPFGNIVSAKVFIDKQTNLSKCFGFVSYDNPVSAQAAIQSMNGFQIGMKRLKVQLKRSKNDSKPY; this is encoded by the exons ATGGCTTCCTATAAACTTGATTTCCTGCCCGAGATGATGGTGGATCATTGCTCTCTGAATTCCAGCCCTGT ATCCAAGAAGATGAACGGCACCATGGACCATCCAGACCATCCGGATCCAGATTCCATTAAGATGTTTGTGGGACAGGTTCCCCGCAGCTGGTCGGAGAAGGAGTTGAGGGAGCTGTTCGAGCAGTACGGTGCCGTGTATGAAATCAACATCCTGCGGGACCGGAGCCAGAACCCTCCGCAGAGTAAAG GATGTTGTTTTATCACTTACTATACACGTAAGGCTGCATTAGAAGCACAGAACGCTTTGCACAATATGAAGATTCTTCCCGGG ATGCATCATCCGATACAGATGAAACCAGCCGACAGTGAGAAGAATAATG CTGTTGAAGACAGAAAGTTGTTTATCGGCATGGTGTCCAAGAAGTGTAACGAAAACGACATCCGGGTCATGTTCTCTCAGTTTGGGCAGATCGAGGAGTGCAGAATCCTGCGGGGACCGGATGGGTTAAGCAGAG GTTGTGCGTTCATCACATTTACAACCAGATCTATGGCACAGAATTCAATCAGAGCCATGCACCAAGCACAAACCATGGAG GGTTGCTCATCTCCAATTGTTGTGAAGTTTGCAGACACCCAGAAAGACAAAGAACAGAAACGAATGGCACAACAGCTCCAACAACAGATGCAGCAAATTAACGCGGCCTCTGTGTGGGGGAACCTGGCCGGACTGAACAGTCTGGCCCCACAATACTTAGCA CTCCTCCagcagacagcctcctccagcaaCCTCAACTCCCTAAGTGGCCTCCATCCCATGGGAGGTGAGTACTCCATGGGGAGGACATCAG GACTCAGTACCATGCAGATACAGAACTTGGCAGCTTTAGCAGCAGCTGCCAGCGTTACACAGACCCCAAGTGCAGGCTCGGCACTCGCTGCATCCAGCAGTCCCCTCAGCGTCTTGACCAGTTCTG GTTCGTCCCCCAGTTCCAATAACAGTTCATCAGTGAACCCCATGGCGTCTCTCGGAGCTCTGCAGACCTTGGCCGGTGCCTCAGGTCTCAACGTTGGTTCTCTAGCAG ATACGAGACAGATTCCGGAGCTCAATTTGGACACTTTCTTTCCGATAGGTATGGCGGCTTTAAATGGCGGTCTAGGCAGCAGTGGTCTCTCAAATGGCACTggcagcacaatggaggcactgagCCAGGCTTACTCTGGCATCCAGCAATACGCAGCCGCGGCATTGCCCTCCCTCTACAACCAGAGCCTGTTATCACAGCCGGGCCTGGGCGCTGCAGGCAGTCAGAAGGAAGGTATGTTATCAG GCCCAGAGGGCGCAAACCTCTTCATATACCACTTGCCCCAGGAGTTCGGGGACCAGGACATCCTGCAGATGTTCATGCCATTCGGAAATATTGTGTCTGCCAAAGTTTTCATTGATAAACAGACGAACCTCAGCAAATGTTTTG GTTTCGTAAGCTACGACAATCCAGTTTCGGCTCAGGCTGCGATCCAGTCCATGAACGGCTTTCAGATTGGAATGAAACGTCTGAAAGTTCAACTTAAGCGCTCCAAGAACGACAGCAAACCCTACTGA
- the CELF1 gene encoding CUGBP Elav-like family member 1 isoform X29 — translation MASYKLDFLPEMMVDHCSLNSSPVSKKMNGTMDHPDHPDPDSIKMFVGQVPRSWSEKELRELFEQYGAVYEINILRDRSQNPPQSKGCCFITYYTRKAALEAQNALHNMKILPGMHHPIQMKPADSEKNNAVEDRKLFIGMVSKKCNENDIRVMFSQFGQIEECRILRGPDGLSRGCAFITFTTRSMAQNSIRAMHQAQTMEGCSSPIVVKFADTQKDKEQKRMAQQLQQQMQQINAASVWGNLAGLNSLAPQYLALYLQLLQQTASSSNLNSLSGLHPMGGSSPSSNNSSSVNPMASLGALQTLAGASGLNVGSLAGMAALNGGLGSSGLSNGTGSTMEALSQAYSGIQQYAAAALPSLYNQSLLSQPGLGAAGSQKEGMLSGPEGANLFIYHLPQEFGDQDILQMFMPFGNIVSAKVFIDKQTNLSKCFGFVSYDNPVSAQAAIQSMNGFQIGMKRLKVQLKRSKNDSKPY, via the exons ATGGCTTCCTATAAACTTGATTTCCTGCCCGAGATGATGGTGGATCATTGCTCTCTGAATTCCAGCCCTGT ATCCAAGAAGATGAACGGCACCATGGACCATCCAGACCATCCGGATCCAGATTCCATTAAGATGTTTGTGGGACAGGTTCCCCGCAGCTGGTCGGAGAAGGAGTTGAGGGAGCTGTTCGAGCAGTACGGTGCCGTGTATGAAATCAACATCCTGCGGGACCGGAGCCAGAACCCTCCGCAGAGTAAAG GATGTTGTTTTATCACTTACTATACACGTAAGGCTGCATTAGAAGCACAGAACGCTTTGCACAATATGAAGATTCTTCCCGGG ATGCATCATCCGATACAGATGAAACCAGCCGACAGTGAGAAGAATAATG CTGTTGAAGACAGAAAGTTGTTTATCGGCATGGTGTCCAAGAAGTGTAACGAAAACGACATCCGGGTCATGTTCTCTCAGTTTGGGCAGATCGAGGAGTGCAGAATCCTGCGGGGACCGGATGGGTTAAGCAGAG GTTGTGCGTTCATCACATTTACAACCAGATCTATGGCACAGAATTCAATCAGAGCCATGCACCAAGCACAAACCATGGAG GGTTGCTCATCTCCAATTGTTGTGAAGTTTGCAGACACCCAGAAAGACAAAGAACAGAAACGAATGGCACAACAGCTCCAACAACAGATGCAGCAAATTAACGCGGCCTCTGTGTGGGGGAACCTGGCCGGACTGAACAGTCTGGCCCCACAATACTTAGCA ctTTATTTGCAGCTCCTCCagcagacagcctcctccagcaaCCTCAACTCCCTAAGTGGCCTCCATCCCATGGGAG GTTCGTCCCCCAGTTCCAATAACAGTTCATCAGTGAACCCCATGGCGTCTCTCGGAGCTCTGCAGACCTTGGCCGGTGCCTCAGGTCTCAACGTTGGTTCTCTAGCAG GTATGGCGGCTTTAAATGGCGGTCTAGGCAGCAGTGGTCTCTCAAATGGCACTggcagcacaatggaggcactgagCCAGGCTTACTCTGGCATCCAGCAATACGCAGCCGCGGCATTGCCCTCCCTCTACAACCAGAGCCTGTTATCACAGCCGGGCCTGGGCGCTGCAGGCAGTCAGAAGGAAGGTATGTTATCAG GCCCAGAGGGCGCAAACCTCTTCATATACCACTTGCCCCAGGAGTTCGGGGACCAGGACATCCTGCAGATGTTCATGCCATTCGGAAATATTGTGTCTGCCAAAGTTTTCATTGATAAACAGACGAACCTCAGCAAATGTTTTG GTTTCGTAAGCTACGACAATCCAGTTTCGGCTCAGGCTGCGATCCAGTCCATGAACGGCTTTCAGATTGGAATGAAACGTCTGAAAGTTCAACTTAAGCGCTCCAAGAACGACAGCAAACCCTACTGA
- the CELF1 gene encoding CUGBP Elav-like family member 1 isoform X3 has translation MASYKLDFLPEMMVDHCSLNSSPVSKKMNGTMDHPDHPDPDSIKMFVGQVPRSWSEKELRELFEQYGAVYEINILRDRSQNPPQSKGCCFITYYTRKAALEAQNALHNMKILPGMHHPIQMKPADSEKNNAVEDRKLFIGMVSKKCNENDIRVMFSQFGQIEECRILRGPDGLSRGCAFITFTTRSMAQNSIRAMHQAQTMEGCSSPIVVKFADTQKDKEQKRMAQQLQQQMQQINAASVWGNLAGLNSLAPQYLALYLQLLQQTASSSNLNSLSGLHPMGGEYSMGRTSGLSTMQIQNLAALAAAASVTQTPSAGSALAASSSPLSVLTSSGSSPSSNNSSSVNPMASLGALQTLAGASGLNVGSLADTRQIPELNLDTFFPIGMAALNGGLGSSGLSNGTGSTMEALSQAYSGIQQYAAAALPSLYNQSLLSQPGLGAAGSQKEGPEGANLFIYHLPQEFGDQDILQMFMPFGNIVSAKVFIDKQTNLSKCFGFVSYDNPVSAQAAIQSMNGFQIGMKRLKVQLKRSKNDSKPY, from the exons ATGGCTTCCTATAAACTTGATTTCCTGCCCGAGATGATGGTGGATCATTGCTCTCTGAATTCCAGCCCTGT ATCCAAGAAGATGAACGGCACCATGGACCATCCAGACCATCCGGATCCAGATTCCATTAAGATGTTTGTGGGACAGGTTCCCCGCAGCTGGTCGGAGAAGGAGTTGAGGGAGCTGTTCGAGCAGTACGGTGCCGTGTATGAAATCAACATCCTGCGGGACCGGAGCCAGAACCCTCCGCAGAGTAAAG GATGTTGTTTTATCACTTACTATACACGTAAGGCTGCATTAGAAGCACAGAACGCTTTGCACAATATGAAGATTCTTCCCGGG ATGCATCATCCGATACAGATGAAACCAGCCGACAGTGAGAAGAATAATG CTGTTGAAGACAGAAAGTTGTTTATCGGCATGGTGTCCAAGAAGTGTAACGAAAACGACATCCGGGTCATGTTCTCTCAGTTTGGGCAGATCGAGGAGTGCAGAATCCTGCGGGGACCGGATGGGTTAAGCAGAG GTTGTGCGTTCATCACATTTACAACCAGATCTATGGCACAGAATTCAATCAGAGCCATGCACCAAGCACAAACCATGGAG GGTTGCTCATCTCCAATTGTTGTGAAGTTTGCAGACACCCAGAAAGACAAAGAACAGAAACGAATGGCACAACAGCTCCAACAACAGATGCAGCAAATTAACGCGGCCTCTGTGTGGGGGAACCTGGCCGGACTGAACAGTCTGGCCCCACAATACTTAGCA ctTTATTTGCAGCTCCTCCagcagacagcctcctccagcaaCCTCAACTCCCTAAGTGGCCTCCATCCCATGGGAGGTGAGTACTCCATGGGGAGGACATCAG GACTCAGTACCATGCAGATACAGAACTTGGCAGCTTTAGCAGCAGCTGCCAGCGTTACACAGACCCCAAGTGCAGGCTCGGCACTCGCTGCATCCAGCAGTCCCCTCAGCGTCTTGACCAGTTCTG GTTCGTCCCCCAGTTCCAATAACAGTTCATCAGTGAACCCCATGGCGTCTCTCGGAGCTCTGCAGACCTTGGCCGGTGCCTCAGGTCTCAACGTTGGTTCTCTAGCAG ATACGAGACAGATTCCGGAGCTCAATTTGGACACTTTCTTTCCGATAGGTATGGCGGCTTTAAATGGCGGTCTAGGCAGCAGTGGTCTCTCAAATGGCACTggcagcacaatggaggcactgagCCAGGCTTACTCTGGCATCCAGCAATACGCAGCCGCGGCATTGCCCTCCCTCTACAACCAGAGCCTGTTATCACAGCCGGGCCTGGGCGCTGCAGGCAGTCAGAAGGAAG GCCCAGAGGGCGCAAACCTCTTCATATACCACTTGCCCCAGGAGTTCGGGGACCAGGACATCCTGCAGATGTTCATGCCATTCGGAAATATTGTGTCTGCCAAAGTTTTCATTGATAAACAGACGAACCTCAGCAAATGTTTTG GTTTCGTAAGCTACGACAATCCAGTTTCGGCTCAGGCTGCGATCCAGTCCATGAACGGCTTTCAGATTGGAATGAAACGTCTGAAAGTTCAACTTAAGCGCTCCAAGAACGACAGCAAACCCTACTGA
- the CELF1 gene encoding CUGBP Elav-like family member 1 isoform X8, whose protein sequence is MASYKLDFLPEMMVDHCSLNSSPVSKKMNGTMDHPDHPDPDSIKMFVGQVPRSWSEKELRELFEQYGAVYEINILRDRSQNPPQSKGCCFITYYTRKAALEAQNALHNMKILPGMHHPIQMKPADSEKNNAVEDRKLFIGMVSKKCNENDIRVMFSQFGQIEECRILRGPDGLSRGCAFITFTTRSMAQNSIRAMHQAQTMEGCSSPIVVKFADTQKDKEQKRMAQQLQQQMQQINAASVWGNLAGLNSLAPQYLALYLQLLQQTASSSNLNSLSGLHPMGGEYSMGRTSGLSTMQIQNLAALAAAASVTQTPSAGSALAASSSPLSVLTSSGSSPSSNNSSSVNPMASLGALQTLAGASGLNVGSLAGMAALNGGLGSSGLSNGTGSTMEALSQAYSGIQQYAAAALPSLYNQSLLSQPGLGAAGSQKEGPEGANLFIYHLPQEFGDQDILQMFMPFGNIVSAKVFIDKQTNLSKCFGFVSYDNPVSAQAAIQSMNGFQIGMKRLKVQLKRSKNDSKPY, encoded by the exons ATGGCTTCCTATAAACTTGATTTCCTGCCCGAGATGATGGTGGATCATTGCTCTCTGAATTCCAGCCCTGT ATCCAAGAAGATGAACGGCACCATGGACCATCCAGACCATCCGGATCCAGATTCCATTAAGATGTTTGTGGGACAGGTTCCCCGCAGCTGGTCGGAGAAGGAGTTGAGGGAGCTGTTCGAGCAGTACGGTGCCGTGTATGAAATCAACATCCTGCGGGACCGGAGCCAGAACCCTCCGCAGAGTAAAG GATGTTGTTTTATCACTTACTATACACGTAAGGCTGCATTAGAAGCACAGAACGCTTTGCACAATATGAAGATTCTTCCCGGG ATGCATCATCCGATACAGATGAAACCAGCCGACAGTGAGAAGAATAATG CTGTTGAAGACAGAAAGTTGTTTATCGGCATGGTGTCCAAGAAGTGTAACGAAAACGACATCCGGGTCATGTTCTCTCAGTTTGGGCAGATCGAGGAGTGCAGAATCCTGCGGGGACCGGATGGGTTAAGCAGAG GTTGTGCGTTCATCACATTTACAACCAGATCTATGGCACAGAATTCAATCAGAGCCATGCACCAAGCACAAACCATGGAG GGTTGCTCATCTCCAATTGTTGTGAAGTTTGCAGACACCCAGAAAGACAAAGAACAGAAACGAATGGCACAACAGCTCCAACAACAGATGCAGCAAATTAACGCGGCCTCTGTGTGGGGGAACCTGGCCGGACTGAACAGTCTGGCCCCACAATACTTAGCA ctTTATTTGCAGCTCCTCCagcagacagcctcctccagcaaCCTCAACTCCCTAAGTGGCCTCCATCCCATGGGAGGTGAGTACTCCATGGGGAGGACATCAG GACTCAGTACCATGCAGATACAGAACTTGGCAGCTTTAGCAGCAGCTGCCAGCGTTACACAGACCCCAAGTGCAGGCTCGGCACTCGCTGCATCCAGCAGTCCCCTCAGCGTCTTGACCAGTTCTG GTTCGTCCCCCAGTTCCAATAACAGTTCATCAGTGAACCCCATGGCGTCTCTCGGAGCTCTGCAGACCTTGGCCGGTGCCTCAGGTCTCAACGTTGGTTCTCTAGCAG GTATGGCGGCTTTAAATGGCGGTCTAGGCAGCAGTGGTCTCTCAAATGGCACTggcagcacaatggaggcactgagCCAGGCTTACTCTGGCATCCAGCAATACGCAGCCGCGGCATTGCCCTCCCTCTACAACCAGAGCCTGTTATCACAGCCGGGCCTGGGCGCTGCAGGCAGTCAGAAGGAAG GCCCAGAGGGCGCAAACCTCTTCATATACCACTTGCCCCAGGAGTTCGGGGACCAGGACATCCTGCAGATGTTCATGCCATTCGGAAATATTGTGTCTGCCAAAGTTTTCATTGATAAACAGACGAACCTCAGCAAATGTTTTG GTTTCGTAAGCTACGACAATCCAGTTTCGGCTCAGGCTGCGATCCAGTCCATGAACGGCTTTCAGATTGGAATGAAACGTCTGAAAGTTCAACTTAAGCGCTCCAAGAACGACAGCAAACCCTACTGA
- the CELF1 gene encoding CUGBP Elav-like family member 1 isoform X30 — MASYKLDFLPEMMVDHCSLNSSPVSKKMNGTMDHPDHPDPDSIKMFVGQVPRSWSEKELRELFEQYGAVYEINILRDRSQNPPQSKGCCFITYYTRKAALEAQNALHNMKILPGMHHPIQMKPADSEKNNAVEDRKLFIGMVSKKCNENDIRVMFSQFGQIEECRILRGPDGLSRGCAFITFTTRSMAQNSIRAMHQAQTMEGCSSPIVVKFADTQKDKEQKRMAQQLQQQMQQINAASVWGNLAGLNSLAPQYLALYLQLLQQTASSSNLNSLSGLHPMGGSSPSSNNSSSVNPMASLGALQTLAGASGLNVGSLAGMAALNGGLGSSGLSNGTGSTMEALSQAYSGIQQYAAAALPSLYNQSLLSQPGLGAAGSQKEGPEGANLFIYHLPQEFGDQDILQMFMPFGNIVSAKVFIDKQTNLSKCFGFVSYDNPVSAQAAIQSMNGFQIGMKRLKVQLKRSKNDSKPY, encoded by the exons ATGGCTTCCTATAAACTTGATTTCCTGCCCGAGATGATGGTGGATCATTGCTCTCTGAATTCCAGCCCTGT ATCCAAGAAGATGAACGGCACCATGGACCATCCAGACCATCCGGATCCAGATTCCATTAAGATGTTTGTGGGACAGGTTCCCCGCAGCTGGTCGGAGAAGGAGTTGAGGGAGCTGTTCGAGCAGTACGGTGCCGTGTATGAAATCAACATCCTGCGGGACCGGAGCCAGAACCCTCCGCAGAGTAAAG GATGTTGTTTTATCACTTACTATACACGTAAGGCTGCATTAGAAGCACAGAACGCTTTGCACAATATGAAGATTCTTCCCGGG ATGCATCATCCGATACAGATGAAACCAGCCGACAGTGAGAAGAATAATG CTGTTGAAGACAGAAAGTTGTTTATCGGCATGGTGTCCAAGAAGTGTAACGAAAACGACATCCGGGTCATGTTCTCTCAGTTTGGGCAGATCGAGGAGTGCAGAATCCTGCGGGGACCGGATGGGTTAAGCAGAG GTTGTGCGTTCATCACATTTACAACCAGATCTATGGCACAGAATTCAATCAGAGCCATGCACCAAGCACAAACCATGGAG GGTTGCTCATCTCCAATTGTTGTGAAGTTTGCAGACACCCAGAAAGACAAAGAACAGAAACGAATGGCACAACAGCTCCAACAACAGATGCAGCAAATTAACGCGGCCTCTGTGTGGGGGAACCTGGCCGGACTGAACAGTCTGGCCCCACAATACTTAGCA ctTTATTTGCAGCTCCTCCagcagacagcctcctccagcaaCCTCAACTCCCTAAGTGGCCTCCATCCCATGGGAG GTTCGTCCCCCAGTTCCAATAACAGTTCATCAGTGAACCCCATGGCGTCTCTCGGAGCTCTGCAGACCTTGGCCGGTGCCTCAGGTCTCAACGTTGGTTCTCTAGCAG GTATGGCGGCTTTAAATGGCGGTCTAGGCAGCAGTGGTCTCTCAAATGGCACTggcagcacaatggaggcactgagCCAGGCTTACTCTGGCATCCAGCAATACGCAGCCGCGGCATTGCCCTCCCTCTACAACCAGAGCCTGTTATCACAGCCGGGCCTGGGCGCTGCAGGCAGTCAGAAGGAAG GCCCAGAGGGCGCAAACCTCTTCATATACCACTTGCCCCAGGAGTTCGGGGACCAGGACATCCTGCAGATGTTCATGCCATTCGGAAATATTGTGTCTGCCAAAGTTTTCATTGATAAACAGACGAACCTCAGCAAATGTTTTG GTTTCGTAAGCTACGACAATCCAGTTTCGGCTCAGGCTGCGATCCAGTCCATGAACGGCTTTCAGATTGGAATGAAACGTCTGAAAGTTCAACTTAAGCGCTCCAAGAACGACAGCAAACCCTACTGA